The DNA window GCCAACTGGTGGAAGTTATGCAGGCGCACCACGTAGGGCGTCTCGAAATGGCATTCTGGGTCCTTGTCGCGTTCCCGGCATCCCCGCACTTCGTTGTACAGCTTGGAGGAGGACAGGGGAGCCAGGAAGGACGTGTAGGAACAGGGGATGCTCACTCCGCCATCTGAGATTGACGTGACCAGACgaggaaaagagaaagtgaTTTGAGATGCGAGGAAGCATGGGAGGTAATGGAGGATGACAAATGCCTTCCTCGTGTTTCATGTGGCAAACAACCGAGGGTGCGTTCAATGACGCCGCCTCCACATTTGTAgttgatcatttaaaaaaaataaaagagcaacCGAGAGAGTTCACTCTAACCACAACATTGAAGTACCTTTGAGAAAGTGCTGCGCTCCATCCAAGCACTCGGGGGAAAGCTCGTTGTCGCCAAACGATCCCAGCAGCTCGCTGACGATGATGTCGGCTTTCTCGGGTGCTGCCCAATCCCTCATGTCACATGACACCACTGTCACCTGATCACCCCACTCCTCAAAGCGCCAGTTCTCCAGCCTGTACAAGTACGGACCGGTTCAAATGTTTGTGCATGGAATCAATACTACCAgcatttcacatttaaaggCTCTACAAATTGATGGTAAAAGTTAAACTGAAAAGGCAAATGCATATATTTCTACTCACGTGATTACAGCATTGGGATTTTTCTCCACAGCGTACACCTTCAGcttcctgtctgcctgtctggcAGCACGCAGGGACGCGTTGACCAGGGGACCCCGACCTGCTCCCAACACCATCAACACCCTGTGAGAAAGATGACAGGACTTATCTCACAACTGGAGCTGTATATCACTCACTATTTTCTCAAGCATGTTACCATGTTTAACGACTAGAGGTAGTAtaaggggccgttcacatgttGCTTCTGAAAACGTGTGGAAAATGCCAGCCGTGCTgctttcattttattcatttcatttcaaggtGCTTAGGAGGTTGTGCTCCTGTCAcacctgccgttactaagcaaccaaaacctgcatgctgcgatgacgatgatgGTGATTTAGGAGAAAACCTCACTGgctaaacaaagtcaaaacaaagaaatggatttccagcactgTAAATGCCTCACACTAGCTTTGCTGCTCCATTTCTCTGTGTAAAgttggctgacctttcaaccggatgttgtgacgtccttGGATGGAAACggtgaagcaagtaaaatagtccatgggacagatcataaagctctgggtagctaCTAAAATCATTACCTTGTCCTCCATATTTACAGTAGACTGATATTTATCTCGGGGCGCTGCCGTCACACCCTGAAAAATAGGGGCTTGGGAACGCTTGTGTGCCGCGACGGCATTGTTCTCTCATTTTAGCGCGCCTTCCGCATGTCTatattgacaacaatggatttgagggcgCAAAAAATGCGacatgtgaacggcccctaTGGTGCTTTATCAGGAGTATGTTGGTTGCAAAATTTAATCTCAAGGTATAAATCATTATCCAGACACTAACAGCAGTTTAAGATTTCACactatattgttattgtttaaaTACAGATTTAGGAAGAGATACTCACTGAACATTTGTGTCTTTCTGCTCTTCTGGAACTCTGTCAAGTAGACATTTATATACAGCCTGTAGACACAAGGACAAAGCAGGAGCATCAATATGTTGTGAGTCTTGTCTAACAccaatttcacacaaacagagacatgtCAGTGGTGTGAGAGCGCTACACAAGTGATAATCTGTCCTGTCAGTAAAAGCTCTCCATTCAGTTACAAATGCAAACATTCACTGGAGagcaaattaaacattttaaacaaaagCTCAGTGTAAGAACGGCAAGATCActttgctatattattatatttttgtcttGAATCTGATACCAAACCAATgggtgctctacaaataaaatacacttttcaGTAGACTACACAATGAGCCTGCAACTTAAAGATATACACTCCCACGTTGTAGATATTGTTTCCAAATTCACAGCATATACAGAGTAAAGATGTGTGTAATTTGAATGGCTATTTTTAGGCTTTGTTGGTCTTACCTGTTGGTACTGGGAATATTTAATAGGATCCTTCTCAAACACTTCATAGGTCTGAGACTCCAGATTGTCCATGAGTGGCTAAAGGGTGGAAGAAAATACCTTTAGCCTTCATCATCAAAAGgttaagaaaacatttttttttcctaatatGTGAAAACAAATGAGCACTTCCTCACCTGGAGGGGAGACTGCAGGTAGTCTTCATAGCCTTTGGCAAAGAGCTCGTAAGCGTTGGGTGCGGGCCGGTTCTGGTTGAGGTATTCCAGGTACTGCAGGTAGGACCGGAAGTCCTTCTCAGTGTGGCGACTGGTGCCTGTGAAGATGAACTGGGCCTCCAACTAAGAAAAGAGATTGTTTTCTATTAAAACAACACTTCTAAAATATTGGCTGGTGTTTAACTTCTGTTGAATCTGTGGAACTATACCTTGAAAAGACTGAAGATTATTCGCTGATGGGCTTTTGACAGAACAGGGAAGCCCTTCTTATTAGTTAGGAAGATGTTGGTGGGAAGTATGGCTGCTTTGATGGGCTCCCCGAGCCACTTATCGATCACAGTGTCTGACGGCATGTCTGCTGCAACTTCAATAGCTTCAGGAATACAAAGAAAGAGTGCATTTTCAGTAGCAGACATGGACATAATTATTTCTTCTTAATGCACTGACTTTAGCCCCCGGGCTGGTGCTTCACAGTGTGCTTTCTCACCGAGACAGATCCTCTTGTTGTAATCACAAAGGGTTCTAAATGAGTGCCACCTAAAAGGAGCAGAGGCAAGTAAACAAAATGAGTCACGGTTTTAAAGGAAATCAATGGCGGCTATTTTAGCATGCAGACGGCACTCTACTGCTCAGGAAGTGGACTGGTGGCGTGACACTAACCAGCTCCAGGTCTTCTCATCAACACTGTCATCGACGCTAGTGCTCGGTTCGTTCTCAATCAGGTCTTCCCGCATGTCCTCCGACGCCATCAGCGGGACACGTATCCAGAACTAATCGGACACGGAGGACAACAACAGTTAGAATTCAAAATCTACACGTGCATGTTAGGTGTTCTTTTTAATGTTGTGTCTTACATTTGAGGTGTGGTGTCCAGTGTGGATGTGGTTTAGCAGCAGACGGGCTAAGTTGGCACAGTGAGGGCCCTTCAGGGGGATCATGAAGACGGGCAGACCCAGGTAGGCTGAGAAATTTAATTCCTGTGCCAGAGCCTGGAGAGAAATACAGCAGAAAAAAGGAATGATGGGAGCATGACGGGATGATACAAAGAGACAGATTCAGAGGAGTAGAGATAAGATAAGTTCACTCGTGCCATAAAATTTTGAAATCAAAGAACTCTTTTTAGCATCAACATCCAAGTTGAGGAACTTACAGACTCTGAGTTTCTGCGCTCGATCTCGATTTCTGAATCGGCGTCGATCCATGGTGAGAGCTTCCCAACAATGAGAGTATTCCAATCTAGACAAAGCACAATGgatagttaaaaaaaagagatcaaCTGACTTATTACAGTTTCTTATCAATCCCTTGAGTCATCCAAGATCTCAATAACAACAtataaagtacattttacaGGCCCCATTTTTTGCAAACATGGTGTCAAAAAAGGCTGAAACTAACTACGGCTGCACGATTATGAAAAATATAGAGATCACTCAGGGAAATGGGTGGGGTTGAATATAGTTATAAAACAAATTGCTGACATGTAGAcacatgtatttgtgtgtttgtgtgtgtgtatgtacgtgCATGGTGCATGTGCGCATGCGTAAGTATATGATTTAGGTCATGTGGACATAGGGGCAAGGTACGCTTGTATCGGTTTGTGCAGACATACCAATTTATGTTAAGCTATATTGTATATCGATGTGCATGTTTCCATACTACTATTTGTACGCTAGGTATTGTTATGTACATGCATAATATACCATGAATCGATTTAGGTTTAATTGTTTTGGAACTAcatctgtatatgtatacatcaACATGAACTAATAAAAAGatattcacaaaaaaacaaacaaataatgcaatttcctcctcatcctgttATCTGAAAACTGCAGCATTGCGATTTCAATAAAATTTAGATTGAGTGTGCAGCCCTAAAACTAAAATCATTTGTTAGTGATGCTGCAATAGACAGACCAATAGGGAAAAAGTGAGAGTGTGAGTGAAGTCATATACTAAAAAATCACTAAAATTATATTTGCATCTTGAGCTATATCATACAACCACCATGTCTTATGTAATTTCTTTTTTGAGTGTCTGTGATACATTGTCTGCTTcgttaaaaatgattttaagtTGATTGTTTGTTCATATGATTACATTGTCTAGCTTTGAGGTTTCCTATTTTCTAACATTCCTAATGTTTTTTCCCCAACTGCCATAAACTTCCTGAACTCTGACATCTCCTCTGTCAGAGTTGAACACGAGTAATGTAAATCTACTGCTACGGACATGTGCAATAACACGTTGGTCACTtttgtgcaatgtaaatactgtgaatCTACTGTTACTGAGATGTGCAATAACAtttgctgatcactctgtgcaataattatataattatctggtGGACACTTtatgcaataatctggcaaaactgtaatctggcaaaactgtcatctcatcaatatacgtatggtattttatattgtattatcttttatatttgttatatttatattgcactttatcttttttttattgcattatctttttattagcacctatgggattgtcacaatttAATGTCGTTGTACTACAAAATTACAATAAAGGGCCTGAATCTTGAATGTCAGATATTGAACCCCTGTTGGCATCATGTAGTAatcaaccatccatccatccatccatcagggGCCTGTTTCTGCATACAGGGGTATAGTTCTCTTATTCCTCTACTAACTCCTGACACAATAAAGGATAAAGTGTATAACGTTTAGAAAGACAAACCTCTTCCACACAGCAGCAGGTCTGATCGGGTATGAGCACCTGATCTGGATTTAGCGGGCTCCAACTC is part of the Sebastes umbrosus isolate fSebUmb1 chromosome 12, fSebUmb1.pri, whole genome shotgun sequence genome and encodes:
- the prmt5 gene encoding protein arginine N-methyltransferase 5, with product MASGSTGSRVSCGRDLNCVPEVADTLAAVAKLGFDFLCMPLFHSRFRREFELEPAKSRSGAHTRSDLLLCGRDWNTLIVGKLSPWIDADSEIEIERRNSESALAQELNFSAYLGLPVFMIPLKGPHCANLARLLLNHIHTGHHTSNFWIRVPLMASEDMREDLIENEPSTSVDDSVDEKTWSWWHSFRTLCDYNKRICLAIEVAADMPSDTVIDKWLGEPIKAAILPTNIFLTNKKGFPVLSKAHQRIIFSLFKLEAQFIFTGTSRHTEKDFRSYLQYLEYLNQNRPAPNAYELFAKGYEDYLQSPLQPLMDNLESQTYEVFEKDPIKYSQYQQAVYKCLLDRVPEEQKDTNVQVLMVLGAGRGPLVNASLRAARQADRKLKVYAVEKNPNAVITLENWRFEEWGDQVTVVSCDMRDWAAPEKADIIVSELLGSFGDNELSPECLDGAQHFLKDGGVSIPCSYTSFLAPLSSSKLYNEVRGCRERDKDPECHFETPYVVRLHNFHQLAEPKPCFTFRHPTKDMNNNRYQCLRFPVGCNTVLHGFAGYFETTLYKDVTLSIKPDTHSPGMFSWFPILFPLKQPIAISRDEDVTVRFWRCNNGKKVWYEWAVTEPSCSAIHNPSGRSYTIGL